One window of Delphinus delphis chromosome 12, mDelDel1.2, whole genome shotgun sequence genomic DNA carries:
- the TP53I3 gene encoding LOW QUALITY PROTEIN: quinone oxidoreductase PIG3 (The sequence of the model RefSeq protein was modified relative to this genomic sequence to represent the inferred CDS: substituted 1 base at 1 genomic stop codon) encodes MTLMTGPLAGRGRCAPQRTSVYPVSSENLLAVHFDKPGGPENLYLKEVAKPSPGEGEVLLKVAASALNRADLLQRQGQYAPPPGASNIWGLEASGHVAEQGPGCQGHXKIGDPAIVLLPSGGQYVTVPEGLLMPIPAGLTMPQAAAIPEAWLTASQLLHLLGNVQAGDSVQIHAGASGVGTAAIQLTQMAGAVPLVTAGSQHRLQMAETLGAAAGFNYKEEDFSEATLKFSKGAGVNLILDCIGGSYWEKNVNCLALDGRWVLYGLTGGADISGPLVSKILFKGGSLITSLLRSRDKKYKQMLVKAFTDQILPHFSTGNPQSLLPVLDRVYPITEIQEAHAYMETNKNVGKIVLELPQ; translated from the exons GCCGCTGGCCGGCAGGGGTCGCTGCGCCCCTCAAAGAACCTCGGTCTACCCTGTGTCCTCAGAGAACCTGTTAGCTGTGCACTTTGATAAGCCCGGAGGACCAGAAAACCTTTACTTGAAGGAAGTGGCCAAGCCCAGCCCAGGGGAGGGTGAAGTCCTCCTGAAGGTGGCAGCCAGCGCCCTGAACCGGGCGGACTTACTCCAG AGACAAGGCCAGTatgccccacccccaggagccAGCAACATTTGGGGACTCGAGGCATCTGGACACGTGGCAGAGCAGGGGCCTGGCTGCCAGGGACACTGAAAGATTGGGGACCCAGCCATAGTTCTGCTGCCTAGCGGGGGCCAGTATGTCACTGTCCCCGAAGGGCTCCTCATGCCCATCCCGGCAGGACTGACCATGCCCCAGGCTGCCGCCATCCCAGAGGCCTGGCTCACCGCCTCCCAGCTGTTACATCTCTTGG GAAATGTTCAGGCTGGAGACTCTGTGCAAATCCATGCAGGAGCAAGTGGTGTGGGCACAGCTGCCATCCAACTTACCCAGATGGCTGGAGCTGTTCCTCTGGTCACAGCTGGCTCCCAGCACAGGCTTCAAATGGCAGAAACGCTTGGAGCAGCTGCTGGATTCAATTACAAAGAAGAGGATTTTTCTGAAGCAACACTGAAATTCAGCAAAG GCGCTGGAGTCAACCTTATTCTAGACTGCATAGGCGGCTCCTACTGGGAGAAAAATGTCAACTGCCTAGCTCTTGATGGTCGCTGGGTTCTCTATGGTCTGACGGGAGGTGCTGACATCAGTGGGCCTCTGGTTTCAAAGATACTCTTTAAAGGAGGAAGTCTGATCACCAGTCTGCTAAGATCTAGGGACAAAAAG TACAAACAGATGCTGGTGAAGGCTTTCACAGATCAAATTTTGCCCCACTTCTCCACGGGGAACCCTCAAAGTTTACTGCCGGTTCTGGACAGAGTCTACCCCATAACTGAAATCCAAGAAGCCCATGCGTACATGGAGACTAACAAGAATGTGGGCAAAATCGTCCTGGAGCTGCCCCAGTGA
- the SF3B6 gene encoding splicing factor 3B subunit 6, whose protein sequence is MAMQAAKRANIRLPPEVNRILYIRNLPYKITAEEMYDIFGKYGPIRQIRVGNTPETRGTAYVVYEDIFDAKNACDHLSGFNVCNRYLVVLYYNANRAFQKMDTKKKEEQLKLLKEKYGINTDPPK, encoded by the exons ATGGCGATGCAAGCGGCCAAAAGAGCGAAC attcgACTTCCACCTGAAGTAAATCGAATTTTGTATATAAGAAATTTGCCCTACAAAATCACGGCTGAAGAAATGTATGATATATTTGGGAAATATGGACCTATTCGTCAAATCAGAGT GGGGAACACACCTGAAACTAGAGGAACAGCTTATGTGGTCTATGAAGACATCTTTGATGCCAAGAATGCGTGTGATCACCTGTCAGGATTCAATGTTTGCAACAGATACCTCGTGGTTTTGTACTATAATGCCAACAGG GCATTTCAGAAGATGGAcacaaagaagaaggaagaacagtTGAAGCTTCTCAAGGAGAAATACGGCATCAACACAGATCCACCAAAGTAA